The Primulina eburnea isolate SZY01 chromosome 13, ASM2296580v1, whole genome shotgun sequence genome includes a region encoding these proteins:
- the LOC140810826 gene encoding zinc finger BED domain-containing protein RICESLEEPER 2-like, with product MVQKMKAKFDKYWGECNLLMAVGCVLDPRCKMRALEFSFPKLYTSFEAESNIKEVERLLYAIYKEYSDASTEKLQGTRTNSESQGSSSRSTQISEEIPSFSSGWSEFSSYLNEIEMVQPKKSELAVYLEEGCHRHPNKQFDALGWWKLNTYKFSVLSTMARDILAIPITTVASEATFSAGSRVIDKYRSSLAPTTVEMLMCGGDWCRKRHGVTKKTKAEKQALTINLPMD from the exons ATGGTGCAAAAAATGAAGGCAAAGTTTGATAAATATTGGGGTGAATGCAATTTGTTAATGGCTGTTGGTTGTGTTTTAGATCCTAGGTGCAAAATGCGTGCACTTGAATTCAGTTTTCCTAAACTTTATACCTCATTTGAAGCAGAGAGTAATATTAAAGAGGTTGAGAGGCTTCTGTATGCAATTTATAAAGAATATTCAGATGCATCTACTGAAAAACTTCAAGGAACAAGAACCAATTCTGAATCTCAAGGAAGTAGCAGTAGGTCAACTCAAATTAGTGAGGAAATTCCTAGTTTTTCTTCGGGATGGTCTGAATTCTCTTCTTATTTAAACGAAATTGAAATGGTACAACCTAAAAAATCTGAGTTAGCTGTGTATTTAGAAGAAGGATGTCACAGGCATCCTAATAAGCAATTTGATGCTCTCGGTTGGTGGAAGCTCAATACATACAAATTTTCGGTGTTGTCGACAATGGCTAGAGATATATTAGCAATACCAATTACCACAGTAGCTTCAGAGGCAACATTTAGTGCCGGGAGTCGTGTGATAGACAAGTACCGTTCTTCTTTAGCTCCTACAACAGTAGAAATGCTGATGTGCGGCGGAGATTGGTGTCGAAAACGACATGGGGTGACTAAAAAAACTAAG GCTGAAAAGCAAGCTTTGACAATCAATCTTCCTATGGATTAA